The sequence TACAATGTAACCTAACAATGCGCTCGTACAGACGTGTCCCAACACCAGCAAACTGCATAGGTATTTCAACATCTTATCGTCATACATGCAGTGTTTCTATCCACACATGTGCTATGACATCACCGAGTTTTTGTATGAAGCGCAGTCCTAAAGCAAAGTGGAAAGAGTGATGCAATCTCCATAGCAACCGGTGGAATGTTTATGTTAATTGCTTCACTTTAACTCTTATATATAGCGGCCCATATAGCCATTTTTTAACTAGATGTTTACAAACATGGGGGGTGTTTATGTACAAAAAGTGACTCTGGCGCAatcctatcaccatagcaactcaTGGAAAGGTCCTTCCAATCAGGGCTTCCCATTGTGTTGCTAGGGTGATAAGAACCCTTTTCAAACGCGTGATTGTTTCCTGTATTCACAGCTAATAAGTTGTCTTCATTCATGTGATACAAAGTCAAAGCCGCGGGGTATTTACATGTATGCAGAGATAAACACACATAGAGCATCCAGAACACGCATGACCAATGGGAGCAGAGCGACGCAGGCGTGATTATTTCCCACGCAGGTCTCCGTGTGCCCGGCTTCCCTTTAAACCTTCATCCCCCGAATGAGGCAAATGATGGTGAATTCACTGTTTGGGAACAGCTGAAAATCCCATCCCCCCGCCAGAGGGGGGCGCCACCGTACATCAGCTAAAGCAGCTGCTTATGGCCCGCTGGGGCTATTAATACCGATTCCTCATTCCGCACATTATTATCACGACCGTgtatcattttttaaacaaacttttgttctgcagtgctgtacatgGGATTCatttagcgccatcatattgtgTAGCATTgtataatgtgatatatatatatagcgccatcgtattctgtAGCATTGTTcaatgtgatttatatatatatatatatatatatatatatagcgccatcatattgtgTAGCATTGTTcaatgtgatttatatatatatatatatagcgccatcacattctgtAACATTGTacaatgtgatatatatatatatatatatatatagcgctatcatattctgtagcattgtgcaatgtgatatatatatatatatatatagcgctatcatattctgtagcattgTGCAATGTGATATATATTGCACCATTATGTTCCATAAAGCtgcacaatataatatatatatatacagagcgtTGTACGGCGGTGCTGGCAGGAAGCATACAGGATGCGGTGATATATGGGgcgttacatatatatttggggCATTGTGTTGGTTCCTCTGAGCTGGCAGGAAGCCCAGCGGCGGGGGTGACGCCAGCGGGGGGCTGCGATCAGGGCGTGCAGAGTTTTATCAGTCCGGGCTTTAAATAGGTCGGCCGGAGGGGATCGCAGCCCAGCTTCAGCTGTTCTCTCCGCCATTTATCTCACCGTATCAGTATTTTCCATTTCCGTTCGTTGCCGGCTCGGCGCATTGGGTGAGAATCTCAAGTACCCAAATTCCTTCACTGAATAGTCAGGAGGTCCGTGTCACCGATCACCCCCCACGCTAGAATCAGGAAAGGGAGGCTAAAGGGGGTTAATACGGGCAATGCTTTTCCAAAGAACTTTAACATTTCTGGGTGCTCGGCCCCCCCATCGTGTCTGTCACTTTATACATAGCTTTGGGCGCCGCACGGATTCTACTTCCTCGGAGTGGGAAAAGGTGACAAAATCCTCCACTGTGTAGTGCggcctgcaaaaaaaatatctctctccagcactgtatacattactataaccccccagcgctgtatacagtaataacccccaacgctgtatacagtaatataacccccagtgctgtatacagtaataacccccggcgctgtatacagtaatataacccccagtgctgtatacagtaataacccccggcgctgtatacagtaatataaccccagcgctgtatacagtaatataacccccagcgctgtatacagtaatataaccccccagcgctggatacagtaatataaccccagcgctggatacagtaatataacccccagtgctgtatacagtaataacccccccagcgctgtatacagtaatataaccccccagcgctgtatacagtaataacccccaacgctgtatacagtaatataacccccagtgctgtatacagtaatataacccccagtgctgtatacagtaatataacccccagcgctgtatacagtaataacccccagcactgtatacagtaatataaccccagcgctggatacagtaatataacccccagcgctgtatacagtaatataacccccagtgctgtatacagtaatataacccccagccctgtatacagtaatataacccccagcgctgtatacagtaatataaccccccagcgctgtatacagtaatataaccccccagcgctgtatacagtaataactcccagcgctgtatacagtaataactcccagcgctgaatacattaatataacccccagcgctgtatacagtaataactcccagcgctgtatacagtaataactcccagcgctgaatacattaatataacccccagcgctgtatacagtaataacccccaacgctgtatacagtaatataacccccagcgctgtatacagtaatataacccccagcgctgtatacagtaataactcccagcgctgtatacagtaatataacccccagcgctgtatacagtaatataacccccagagctgtatacagtaatataatccccagcgctgtatacagtaatataaacccccagcgctgtatacagtaatataacccccagcgctgtatacagtaatataacccctagctctgtatacagtaatataacccccagtgctgtatacagtaataacccccagcgctgtatacagtaataataacccccagcgctgtatacagtaatataacccctagcgctgtatacagtaatataacccccagtgctgtatacagtaataacccccagtgctgtatacagtaatataacccccagcgatgtatacagtaatataacccccagcgctgtatacagtaataacccccagcactgtatacaataataacccccaacgctgtatacagtaatataaccccccagcgctgcatacagtaataacccccagcgctgtatacagtaatataacctcccagaactgtatatagtaataacccccagtgctgcatacagtaataaccccccagcgctgtatacagtactataacccccagctctgtatacagtaataacccccagcactgtatacaataataacccccagcgctgtatacagtaatataaccccccagcgctgcatacagtaataacccccagcgctgtatacagtaatataacctcccagaactgtatatagtaataacccccagtgctgcatacagtaataaccccccagcgctgtatacagtactataacccccagctctgtatacagtaataactcccagcgctgcaAGCTGCAAGCTCCGCAGGGGAGGGGTTTGCCAGAGGAAGGCAGCTTCCAGTGTCACCTGGTGCCTATTGCTCCCACCGCACCCTCCTAGTGACGCCTCTATTATTACCCCTGAATCCTAATCTGTGTTGATTTTTGTGGCCGGTTTATTTtagtgaaatgtatttttgtttcctgCAGATGGGAGGAAGAATACACGGCCCGGGTCCAGCTGCAGCAGAGGGTGACTGAGCTGGATGAGGTGAGCGCACCTGGGAGGGGGTCTCTTCAAATGGTCTGTCTCAATATCTACCTGTCCCACTGTCTCTGTATCTACCTCTCTCACGCTGTGATACTCTGTAGACATACTGTCTCCATACTCATACTCCATACTCATACTCCATACGTCATTCTGCATCATTGTAGTCACTCTCTCGCACTCTATTTGTCACCATGTAGTCTCTCTGCCCACCCCGTTTCCAAGCTGTCACATTGTCCCTTTGTATTTTCTGCCCCCCCTGTTGTCAAACTGTTTGCCCCTCTGTAGTCATACTGTGTGTCACCCTGTTGTCATGCTGCGGAGTAAACATTTGTGACAGACTGACAAACATTTCCGTGAAGTGAAACATTTTATGTCTTCTTAATGAATACATACGTGTAGCGTGTTAATGTCTCTGTCCCCGCAGGAGGCTCAGGAATCCGCTCTTTACCAGGAGGAACTGGCAATGAAAGTGAAACAGCTGAAGGGGGAATTGGTTGtcttcaaagggttaatgagcaATGTAAGTATACATGTTATTATTGTGATATACCTATAAGGGTTACACATATGAGCGTGTCGGTGCGTGGGCTCAGTGTACAGAgtgaggagggagaggaggagtgAGCGGAGGTGTGATGGTGGAAGAGTGTGGAAGTGAGCTGGAGTGAGAGAGCAGAGAAAATGTGAGTGGATATGGATTTGGAGGGAGTGAAGGTAAGGAGCAAGGAGAGAGGAGGGTATGAATGAGGTTCATTGGATAGTGGGGGAGTGAGGACAAGAAACATAGGGGTGAAAAGGGAGGGcgagaaaataaataaggatGCAAGGGAAGAATGAGAAAAGAACCCCCTTTCCTCCATTCTCTTAGCTCTTTCTCTTCTTATATCTTGTTTTCCTGCTCTCTAATTCCCTCGATTTCCTGGCCAATCTCCTTTTCTCTCACACCCCGACTCAAGACTTTCTTCCCTCTAATCGCtctctttctaaatgtttcctccTCTCCAACCATCAATCACTCCTCGCACATGCTGTCTATTGCCCTATCCGCCCCTACGCTCACATCTTCCCCTCAGTCTATTTCTTTCTCCAAAGTCGCCCCTCTCTATTTTCTTCCCTTGGTTTTCTCTCTCACACCTTTTGGCATTTTTCTCTCagcctctccttctctctctcttatgcCTCTCCACCACACTCATATTTGCTCTCTTCCCTCCAGAACCTGTCCGACCTGGACACAAAGATCCAGGAGAAAGCCATGCGAGTGGACATGGACATCTGCCGGCGGATTGATATCACGGCCAAGCTGTGCGATGTAGCGCAGCAACGGAGCTGTGAAGACGTGATCAACATGCTGCAGGTATGTAGGCGTGCATGTGAATGTGCGTGTGAATGTGCGTGTGCGAATGATTGTAGAGTGCTTGTGAGGGTGGAAAGCCCCTTCTCTTCAGGGACAGTTGGCGTATATATACGGCagatagatttatatatttatttcatttattttggggtttatgATTCATTTGAATCATTTAATAATGTTTGTCGCTCCTGAGTTTGTGTGTAGTGTGTGTAGTGTATgtagtgtgtgtattgtgtgtattgtgtgtatagtgtgtgtgatatatcAGTCTCATtggttttctctctctctttctcttttttttccttttacatcCACTcatttctctgtctctctcataCGCGTCTTGCGCTGTCTCTCTGTGCACCATTGTTGGTcgaattaatggtcgaattctcctcagaaagagttttCTTTATGTAGATCAtacgcataatcgagacaaggcacacaacacacaaaagtcgaagcgttgtctaattacatatttggattacatggtttatataacttcttatacttcttatctgcttctaatagcatgcgtcattctgattggttactttttaagcaggttacgcctcttagtagatatgttggcgcaactcgtgatatatcatagactagacattttctactgtctttgtcagcaacaatatttataacataagcatttttctaacaaccATTCCATCCGCCTCTCTCTCTTTAGACAGTTCACCTCTCTCCTATGAAGGTTTTGAGCAGGAAGAAGGAGCGCAAACCGGCAGCGGATGAAGACTCATCGGTGTGTGAGAGCGAGAGTGTGCGGGGAGGAGAGGAGGACGAGAGCACAGCACTGAGCATCAACGAGGAGATGCAGAAAATGCTCAACCAGCTGTGAGTGTCTATATACTGTGCTTCACAATCTGCCCCCCATTAAAATGCACCCTCTATTAATATGCACCCCTCATtataattaacccctctattaatATGCACCCCTCTATTAATATGCACCCCTTGTTATAATGCACCCCTCTATTAATGTGCACCCCTCATTATAATGCACCCCTCTATTAATGTGCACCCCTCATTATAATGCACCCCTCTATTAATATGCACCCCTCGTTATAATGCACCCCTCTATTAATATGCACCCCTCTGTTGTAATGCACCCCTCTGTATCATACACATAAGACCCCTCTCTTCGCTCACCTGCTGACCCCGGTCCGTCTTTCAGGAGGGAGTATGATTTTGAGGATGACTGTGACAGTCTTGCTTGGGAAGAGACTGAAGAGACCCTTTTACTGTGGGAGGATTTCTCCGGCTACACAATGTCCGCTGTGGAGTCTCAAGGAGAGGTGAGagtttgtccccccccccgtatcAATCATAAAACCCCATATTCTTCCATAAAACCCCATATCCACTCAAAAAAACCCATATCCACCCAAAACCCATATCTGGCCATAAAATCCCATATCCCATATCCTGTCATAAAACGGGGTGATGTACCAAGCAAGGCCACGTCACCAGAATAACGATGCTGGATGACTTTGGCAGGCAGAGCATAATTTGACGCCTAAAACCCAATTTTTAAATACCCCAGATACCCCCTTACTCTGTAAGCCAGGTTTCTACAGCTCGACATAAGAATTATATATCCAAGAGAGAGTATatcttagactgtaagctctacgggacaggggcctcctttccTAATGTCTTCATACCTATTGCACCCCAATCATAACATTTGTAGACTACAACATAACatgccaaatatatatatttctccaatTGGGAGATAGTCATAGTCATAGTTTTACCCTCCCGAGGTCCCGCTGTTGCCCCACGAATCTGGGAATCTGGTTGTACTCCGTCTTTCGGTGTTTCAGGCTCAGGACGACAGTCTGGAAGAGGTCATAAAGGACACGGAATCTCTTTTCAAAAACCGAGAGAAAGAATATCAAGAAACCATCGACCAAATTGAGGTGAGTCAGATGTCCAATGAGAACCGGCCGCTGATATGAGGCATACAGATTGCCCCGGTCTGGCTGGGATTCTTAGGGGACAGTCCTGCTCCTTATCACACCATGAATCACTGCTGCTGAATGTCGTCCAAAAATTACCTCCCTGCAGGGGGTGCAAAGAGATTTCCCGTTCCGCATTACTAAATACCAAACTCTTATCCtctcttttctattttcttcaaGCTCCCTTTTTATTGatgtatatagcgccgtcatattccacagccctgtacaataggtaaacatgacataacaatttggactttaGTGAGATCAAAACTACATTtgtccctttttattatttcacacaaTGTTTTATAacctttgttgtgttttttttttttttttttttgctgttagaTTTTTTATATCTGTGTTATTAAATCTCGTATTTAATGATTCTTATATTTAACACAATTCTCCGGGGGGGCTTTGGGAAGGGATCCGCCAGCTGTGGAATCACAATGGGTGACGTTTAATAGCTGAATGGGGAAATGTCCATATCTGGCTAAAAATCGACCAAATGACGCCAGAAAGCGGAAGTTACAACCCGAAaaaagaaataccgtattggccttAATATAAGCCTCCCTTTTCCCACCAGTACATACGTTATTAACGCCATATTCAGTGTGTTCTATGAGTAGAACTTTGCCAGATGTACTGAACAAGCAAGATTGGGGACAACCCAACCCAACATGTCCTCACGAATTGTAACCAACCTCATCTTGAAATTTCCcctggtgttttatttaaagggcaattatcaccaaaaaaaacacacagcattTCTCTGTGGGCATGTGGTTTACAAGAGGTAAACATGGCGTCCAAGACTATGGGATTCCAGCTGTCGGGGGGCTTCCAGTTGTCAGGGGGCTTTCATTAAGGTGGGCAGATCCTTGGCAGTACTGCTCCGTCATGAAAGCATTGAGGTGGCTCTAATATTAGTTGTGGAATCTACCGGATAGATACAAGTATTAAGTAGTCTCGGTTGTGAATAGCTGTTAACCCATGAATGTCGGTTCTCCCCATTCACAGCTGGAACTCGCCACCGCCAAGGACGACATGACGCGTCACCTCCACGAGTACATGGAAATGTGCAGCATGAAGCGGGGCTTAGATGTGCAGATGGAGACATGCAGGAGACTAATTAACCAATCAGAAAACAGGTGAGAGGTTACCTGGATAATATACAACATCGGTAACGCATCATccagctggaaaaaaataaggtttAGCATTTGACCGGTAGATTAAGGCGATGGAACGACCAGCACATGGAGGGATGTCCATGAGGGGATGCGCGTGTGTAGAAGGGAGACCCTcattcataaaaataatcagAGATAACTCATTCTATTAGAACAGTGGTGAGGAAGCAGCCATGAAGCTAGAATTATGGCCAGGGACCAGTTATCCAATCACAATATTGATGAATGGCAACTGGGCTGGCTATCCAATCAGAAACATAACTACTCAACCAATCACGATAGCTCTTAAGGACAAGCCATGCAGTCAGAGTAACGGTCAGGGACTACTCATTTAATCAGAGAAGCAGCTACGGCGTAACAATCAAAGACTTCCATCAGATAGGAGAGTCCATCCAAACTTTATCTTTTCCAATTTGTGCCAACAGCCTATCAGCGCCTGCTTCTGTGCCATATaaatatgaatgaggcaaaattaCATGATAAAGGAACTGTTTGGGGAAACGTATGGGCATTCGGCAGTACTGGGAACATTGTTTCTACTGCTGCATTTAGGTGAAAGTGTTACATTCagtagagtaggtggaacagcagctttaattcTTCCTGTCCCGCTTTCTGCTCAGATCTCCTCCTCCCAGCAGCGAATCGAACTGCAACGAGGACCCCGACGACTCCGACCGGGATCCCCCTTCCTCGGACAGCTCAGCAAGATGATAAAGGGCACCCCTGTGCCCCCCAAAACCACTGCCTCTGGATCTGTCACACTGAGTGcgtagcgggggggggggacctgcCCCTCCGAGACCAAACCGTACGGCGGTGTGACTGATATGccgaaaatat comes from Spea bombifrons isolate aSpeBom1 chromosome 11, aSpeBom1.2.pri, whole genome shotgun sequence and encodes:
- the IFFO1 gene encoding non-homologous end joining factor IFFO1 is translated as MNPLMAPNLLLFSSDPPLQSADSPPSPSQSSLFHGTPYPQSGGASALRNDFGSNISVLKTLNLRFRCFLAKVHELERKNRSLERALERAKGVRPLTRDQAVQTGFVGPILPPPLLGLTRPTPAPPPQPWVYGSRRLGSRPDVGSVSVGSGAYWGHADGVGVQVDTITPEIRALYNVLGKVKRERDAYKQRWEEEYTARVQLQQRVTELDEEAQESALYQEELAMKVKQLKGELVVFKGLMSNNLSDLDTKIQEKAMRVDMDICRRIDITAKLCDVAQQRSCEDVINMLQTVHLSPMKVLSRKKERKPAADEDSSVCESESVRGGEEDESTALSINEEMQKMLNQLREYDFEDDCDSLAWEETEETLLLWEDFSGYTMSAVESQGEAQDDSLEEVIKDTESLFKNREKEYQETIDQIELELATAKDDMTRHLHEYMEMCSMKRGLDVQMETCRRLINQSENRSPPPSSESNCNEDPDDSDRDPPSSDSSAR